One Candidatus Sericytochromatia bacterium DNA segment encodes these proteins:
- a CDS encoding D-Ala-D-Ala carboxypeptidase family metallohydrolase: MERKGAEEVHFAPPAQAATRLKLRDLSNWTDFVVVPPGGRLPLAPAPGEASAAVTWRAQAGTVAYAERLAVWQAPLQAGAYQLRAHGLLAGRPVQRVLTAFVSVPLGQVRAGSLNGYPIGHYPRGAHTRQYQTASRAQREDAYRVPAGFIELDHATALTPVSRHYTLADFQGKDTAVGGRKYLFLDPRLVEKLERLVDVLASQGHRAGKIPLMSAYRSPWLNRAIGNVTGLSRHTYGDAVDMIVQDFDRNGRTDGNDARILLAAVTKLDRETDLTGGAAIYPPNGAHGYFVHTDTRGTLVRW, from the coding sequence ATGGAGCGAAAAGGAGCCGAAGAGGTTCACTTCGCGCCACCCGCGCAGGCAGCCACGCGACTCAAGCTGCGCGACCTCTCGAACTGGACGGATTTCGTGGTCGTGCCCCCCGGCGGGCGACTGCCCCTGGCACCAGCGCCGGGTGAGGCGTCCGCTGCCGTCACGTGGCGGGCCCAGGCAGGCACGGTCGCTTACGCCGAGCGTCTGGCCGTCTGGCAGGCCCCGCTGCAGGCGGGCGCCTACCAGTTACGTGCCCACGGGCTCCTGGCAGGCCGACCGGTGCAGCGTGTGCTGACGGCCTTTGTCTCCGTGCCACTCGGTCAGGTGCGAGCCGGCAGTCTCAATGGCTATCCGATAGGTCACTATCCGCGAGGGGCTCACACCCGGCAATATCAGACCGCCAGCCGTGCCCAGCGCGAGGACGCCTATCGCGTGCCAGCGGGGTTCATTGAACTGGACCACGCCACCGCGCTGACCCCGGTCAGCCGCCATTACACGCTGGCGGACTTCCAGGGCAAGGACACCGCCGTGGGCGGACGCAAGTACCTGTTTTTGGACCCGAGACTGGTGGAGAAGCTCGAACGCCTGGTCGACGTGCTGGCCTCTCAGGGGCACCGAGCAGGGAAGATTCCCTTGATGAGCGCGTACCGTTCCCCCTGGCTCAACCGGGCGATCGGGAACGTGACGGGCCTCAGCCGCCACACATATGGCGACGCGGTGGACATGATTGTCCAAGACTTTGACCGCAATGGCCGCACCGATGGGAATGATGCCCGCATCTTATTGGCCGCCGTGACCAAACTCGACCGCGAGACGGACCTGACGGGAGGCGCGGCCATTTATCCGCCCAATGGGGCTCACGGTTACTTCGTCCACACGGACACGCGCGGCACCCTGGTACGCTGGTGA